The Clostridium sp. AWRP genome has a window encoding:
- a CDS encoding efflux RND transporter periplasmic adaptor subunit, whose product MKRRKIALLLALTITTGLFAGCTKNVALTGDKIVKQQSDHLIVQGDIETKEININSKAAGKITAIKVAEGDTIKNGQVLITIDNSSLVAKEAQSKAQIDAATEQMKAAQAAKSSAQAQLQKAQNGARPEEIDEAKSQYDLAKSTYDRINALYSKGYAAKEDLDKAQTSMDVAQNQYNVVKDGARPEDIAALQAQVNQADATIQGYQAQIKQAEGGQDEVQSYIADTTITAPSDGIVNQLNVEVGELVSTGMPLLVMTNTTAPWVECNIKETDLSKVKLNEEVPVKISAYPNQKFKGKIVRINKDADFAVKRATNDNGEFDILSYGVKVELIDMNKPLHAGMTTFVDFGKK is encoded by the coding sequence ATGAAAAGGAGAAAAATCGCATTATTATTAGCTCTAACAATTACAACAGGTTTGTTTGCAGGTTGTACTAAGAATGTTGCTTTAACAGGAGATAAAATAGTAAAACAACAAAGCGACCACTTAATTGTTCAAGGAGACATAGAAACTAAAGAAATAAATATAAATTCTAAAGCTGCAGGAAAAATAACAGCTATAAAAGTAGCTGAGGGTGACACCATAAAAAATGGACAAGTTTTAATAACTATAGACAATAGTTCGCTAGTTGCAAAGGAAGCTCAATCAAAAGCTCAAATCGATGCAGCTACTGAACAAATGAAAGCAGCACAAGCAGCAAAATCATCAGCACAAGCACAGCTTCAGAAGGCTCAAAATGGAGCAAGACCGGAGGAAATTGATGAAGCTAAATCTCAATATGATTTAGCAAAATCTACATACGATAGGATAAATGCATTATATAGTAAAGGCTATGCAGCTAAAGAAGATTTAGATAAGGCTCAAACATCTATGGATGTAGCACAAAATCAATATAATGTTGTCAAAGATGGAGCAAGACCTGAAGATATAGCAGCATTACAGGCACAAGTAAATCAAGCAGATGCAACAATACAGGGATATCAAGCTCAAATTAAACAAGCTGAAGGTGGGCAAGATGAAGTACAAAGTTACATAGCTGATACAACAATAACAGCACCATCAGATGGAATTGTAAATCAATTAAATGTAGAGGTTGGTGAACTAGTATCTACAGGAATGCCTCTTCTAGTAATGACAAATACAACTGCACCCTGGGTTGAATGTAATATAAAAGAAACAGATCTTTCAAAAGTGAAATTAAATGAAGAAGTGCCTGTGAAAATTTCTGCTTATCCTAATCAAAAATTTAAAGGTAAAATAGTTAGAATTAATAAGGATGCTGATTTTGCAGTTAAAAGGGCAACAAATGATAACGGGGAGTTTGATATATTATCCTATGGAGTTAAAGTTGAATTAATTGATATGAATAAACCACTTCATGCTGGAATGACAACCTTTGTTGATTTTGGAAAGAAGTGA
- a CDS encoding MarR family transcriptional regulator → MNKKDTDLIKINPMELTFEVANEIVKVSEIIDRFSEECYKRFKLTQVQFKVLYYLYLCGDEGTTSSTLSKKLGVKKPSVTTLIDRMTSKGIVMRQENKNDRRYTKVVITEEGKDILVDILPDKESFIASLFGVLPEEQMQILYESLVKIRQRLTSYK, encoded by the coding sequence ATGAACAAAAAAGATACTGATTTGATTAAGATTAATCCAATGGAATTAACTTTTGAGGTAGCTAATGAGATAGTTAAAGTATCAGAAATAATAGATAGATTTAGTGAAGAATGTTATAAAAGATTTAAACTAACACAAGTACAATTCAAAGTTCTATATTACCTATATTTATGCGGTGATGAAGGAACTACTTCCTCTACTCTTAGTAAAAAATTAGGAGTAAAAAAGCCTAGTGTAACAACTTTAATTGATAGAATGACATCAAAAGGAATTGTTATGCGTCAGGAAAATAAAAATGATAGGAGGTATACAAAAGTAGTTATAACAGAGGAAGGTAAAGATATTTTAGTTGATATATTACCAGATAAAGAAAGTTTTATAGCTTCTTTATTTGGTGTTTTACCAGAAGAACAAATGCAAATTCTATACGAATCACTTGTAAAAATCAGACAGCGTTTAACATCTTATAAGTAA
- the mtnK gene encoding S-methyl-5-thioribose kinase, which translates to MSKYKAMTNETAAAYVKKLDLGIFDKDAHLTAKEIGDGNLNLVFRVKDSISGKSVIMKQALPYLRVAGEGWKLTLDRNRIEAEAMIEQNKACPNSVPKVYYHDDTYALSIIEDLGDMDMFREGLMNMKRYIEFPKQVGEFLAKNLFYTSDFGMGPIKKKEQLSKFISPELCDITERLVLTDPYMDARSNDINPYIMKDAKKIWKRKDIALETTKLKNIFMTKAEALLHGDLHTGSIFITEKSMRIFDTEFAFYGPYGYDIGLLFANFILNYVSWEGRGDKTKLEIEDYRKYLLDSIEEIWVEFQKNFKEIWDKDSEEISTKVPGYKEYYINNLLHETIGFASCEIMRRILGMAHVPDLDSIRDLKERAKAQRLGLAVGEKMILKRNEIDNIKGLTNLIKQINNK; encoded by the coding sequence ATGTCAAAATATAAAGCAATGACTAATGAAACTGCAGCAGCATATGTAAAAAAATTAGATTTAGGGATTTTTGACAAAGATGCTCATTTAACAGCTAAGGAAATAGGAGACGGAAATTTAAACTTAGTGTTTAGAGTAAAAGACAGTATTAGCGGAAAATCCGTAATTATGAAACAAGCTCTTCCTTATTTAAGAGTAGCAGGAGAAGGGTGGAAGCTAACTTTAGATAGAAATAGAATAGAAGCGGAAGCTATGATTGAGCAGAATAAAGCGTGTCCTAATTCTGTACCAAAGGTATATTATCATGATGATACTTATGCATTATCCATAATAGAAGATTTAGGAGATATGGACATGTTTAGAGAAGGTCTTATGAATATGAAAAGGTATATTGAATTTCCTAAACAAGTTGGTGAATTTTTAGCTAAAAACTTATTTTATACTTCAGATTTTGGAATGGGACCAATAAAAAAGAAGGAGCAATTGTCAAAATTTATTAGTCCAGAATTATGTGATATAACAGAAAGGTTAGTACTTACAGATCCATATATGGATGCCAGATCAAATGATATAAATCCATATATAATGAAAGATGCAAAAAAAATATGGAAGAGAAAGGATATAGCGTTAGAAACTACAAAATTAAAAAATATTTTTATGACTAAGGCAGAAGCACTTTTACATGGAGATTTGCATACAGGTTCTATTTTTATAACAGAAAAAAGCATGAGAATATTTGATACGGAATTTGCTTTTTATGGACCTTATGGATATGATATTGGACTTCTTTTTGCAAACTTTATATTAAACTATGTGTCCTGGGAAGGAAGAGGTGATAAAACTAAACTGGAAATAGAGGATTATAGAAAGTATTTATTGGATTCTATTGAGGAAATATGGGTAGAATTTCAAAAGAATTTCAAAGAAATTTGGGATAAGGACTCTGAGGAGATAAGTACTAAAGTCCCAGGATATAAGGAGTATTATATAAATAATTTATTACACGAAACTATTGGTTTTGCTTCTTGTGAAATAATGAGAAGAATTTTGGGTATGGCTCATGTTCCTGATCTTGACTCTATAAGGGACCTAAAGGAAAGAGCAAAGGCACAGAGATTGGGTTTGGCTGTAGGAGAGAAAATGATTTTAAAGAGAAATGAAATTGATAATATAAAAGGTTTAACAAATCTTATAAAACAGATAAATAACAAATAG
- the mtnA gene encoding S-methyl-5-thioribose-1-phosphate isomerase, translating to MKGLLAIKWDDSRDKLVLLDQTKLPNEIEYIEYDTVRGVWNAIHDMIVRGAPAIGVTAAYGLYFGIKNVSEDNFPNFQRVMKEQSNYLNTSRPTAVNLSWALKVMEKKAEENKDKPIKVIKNILREEAKRIHEEDIAICRKIGENLITFLKDGMGILTHCNAGQLATSKYGTATSPMYLAKEKGWHLKIYSDETRPRLQGSTLTALELYEAGIDVTTITDNMAAVVMSQGKIDAVIVGCDRIAANGDTANKIGTMGVSILAKYFKIPMYIAAPTPSIDLNTKTGKEIPIEERDSKEVTCRFGVWTAPKGVKVYNPSFDVTPHENITAIVTEKGVVYPPYEENLNKILKYRK from the coding sequence ATGAAAGGATTACTTGCAATTAAGTGGGATGATTCAAGAGATAAACTTGTACTTTTAGATCAAACTAAATTACCTAATGAAATAGAGTATATAGAATATGATACTGTTCGTGGAGTTTGGAATGCAATACATGACATGATAGTGAGGGGGGCTCCAGCTATAGGCGTTACGGCAGCATATGGATTGTATTTTGGGATTAAGAATGTGTCTGAAGATAATTTCCCCAATTTTCAAAGAGTTATGAAAGAACAAAGCAATTATTTAAATACCAGTAGACCTACCGCAGTTAACTTATCCTGGGCATTAAAAGTTATGGAGAAAAAAGCGGAAGAAAATAAGGATAAGCCTATAAAGGTTATAAAAAATATATTAAGGGAAGAAGCAAAGAGAATACATGAAGAGGATATAGCCATATGTAGAAAGATAGGAGAAAACTTAATTACTTTCTTAAAGGATGGTATGGGAATACTAACTCATTGTAATGCAGGTCAGTTGGCTACTTCTAAATATGGTACAGCAACTTCCCCAATGTATCTTGCCAAGGAAAAAGGGTGGCATTTGAAGATATATTCTGATGAAACAAGGCCAAGACTTCAAGGGTCAACTCTTACAGCATTGGAATTATATGAAGCAGGAATAGATGTAACTACAATAACAGATAATATGGCGGCTGTAGTTATGTCTCAAGGTAAAATAGATGCAGTAATAGTAGGCTGTGACAGAATTGCAGCTAACGGAGATACTGCCAATAAGATAGGCACTATGGGAGTATCTATTTTGGCAAAATATTTTAAAATACCAATGTACATTGCAGCACCTACTCCAAGCATTGATTTAAATACTAAAACAGGTAAGGAAATACCTATTGAAGAAAGAGATTCTAAAGAAGTTACGTGCAGATTTGGAGTTTGGACTGCACCTAAAGGTGTAAAAGTTTACAACCCTAGCTTTGATGTAACTCCACATGAAAATATAACAGCTATAGTAACGGAAAAGGGAGTAGTTTATCCTCCTTATGAAGAAAATTTAAATAAAATTTTAAAGTATAGAAAATAG
- a CDS encoding class II aldolase/adducin family protein, which produces MDRETYLRAQIVETGKRLQQRFFVASNDGNISVKLEDNIILITPTGVNKGEVCSDQIVKVDLDGNVIEGHMKVTSEIKMHLIVYKMRNDIKAVVHAHPPAATAFAVSGEKLDEPTILPEAIFSLGKVGYCDYGTPSTCEVSQSVEKEIPYSDALLLANHGALTVGKDVMDAYYKMENLEMVSKITLYTKIIGNVRTLNKEQIEKLNRVKKEKGWGNVKHI; this is translated from the coding sequence ATGGACAGAGAAACCTATTTAAGAGCACAAATAGTGGAAACAGGAAAAAGGCTGCAGCAGAGATTTTTTGTAGCATCAAATGATGGTAATATCAGTGTGAAATTAGAAGATAATATAATACTTATAACGCCAACTGGAGTGAATAAAGGAGAAGTTTGTTCAGATCAAATTGTGAAAGTGGATTTAGATGGAAATGTAATTGAAGGTCATATGAAAGTAACTTCAGAAATAAAAATGCATTTGATTGTATATAAAATGAGGAATGATATAAAAGCCGTTGTACATGCGCATCCACCAGCAGCTACAGCTTTTGCAGTTTCTGGTGAAAAATTAGATGAACCTACAATTCTTCCTGAAGCAATTTTTAGTTTGGGAAAGGTAGGGTATTGTGATTATGGGACTCCTTCTACTTGCGAAGTGTCACAATCAGTAGAAAAGGAGATACCTTACAGTGATGCCCTTCTTTTAGCAAATCACGGAGCCCTAACTGTAGGAAAAGATGTTATGGATGCCTATTATAAAATGGAAAATTTGGAAATGGTATCAAAAATAACATTGTATACAAAAATTATTGGAAATGTGAGAACTTTAAACAAGGAACAAATAGAAAAATTAAATAGAGTGAAAAAAGAAAAAGGTTGGGGTAATGTAAAGCATATTTAA
- a CDS encoding DeoR/GlpR family DNA-binding transcription regulator codes for MKLKPAIRKKVILKEIEKNKEVSILELSKALDVSEMTIRRDLKKLEGSGKLLRTYKGAVPVVSINDNNLDDALKARMMKNREEKCIIAKYANELVDNEDVIMIDASTTALALCKYIRNKKIIVVTNSISVVTALANYQNVTVIVVSGILRNESLSLVGTDTVKGFKKFNIKKCFISAKALSFEYGLTDINIFEIETKKAAMAVSKEVIVLVDHSKLNNVSLLKVCDYKDMNKIIVDGMEEFTDRQFELLKQYRENNVEVIVAK; via the coding sequence ATGAAGTTAAAGCCTGCTATTAGAAAAAAGGTAATATTAAAAGAAATAGAAAAAAATAAAGAAGTCAGCATTTTGGAATTAAGTAAAGCACTAGATGTTTCGGAAATGACTATTAGAAGAGATTTAAAAAAATTAGAAGGCTCTGGTAAACTTCTGAGAACATATAAAGGGGCTGTTCCAGTAGTCTCTATAAATGATAATAATTTAGATGATGCATTGAAAGCTAGAATGATGAAAAACAGAGAAGAAAAATGTATAATAGCTAAATATGCAAATGAACTTGTGGATAATGAGGATGTTATTATGATAGATGCCAGTACAACAGCTTTGGCATTATGCAAATATATAAGAAATAAAAAAATTATTGTGGTTACTAATTCTATTAGTGTAGTAACAGCTCTTGCTAATTATCAGAATGTAACTGTAATTGTAGTATCGGGAATACTTAGAAATGAATCATTATCCTTAGTAGGCACAGATACTGTAAAAGGTTTCAAGAAGTTTAATATTAAAAAGTGTTTTATATCTGCTAAGGCGTTGTCCTTTGAATATGGATTGACAGATATAAATATATTTGAAATAGAAACGAAAAAAGCAGCTATGGCTGTTAGTAAAGAAGTAATAGTATTAGTTGATCATAGCAAACTTAATAATGTTTCTTTATTAAAGGTATGTGATTATAAAGATATGAACAAAATTATTGTTGATGGTATGGAAGAATTCACGGATAGACAATTTGAATTATTAAAGCAGTATAGGGAAAATAATGTTGAAGTTATAGTAGCTAAATAA
- a CDS encoding multidrug efflux SMR transporter: protein MEWIYLIGAIILETIGTTCMKMSDGFTKLLPALGTILTYGLCFVLFSISLKKIPVSVAYAIWAAAGTTIISVIGIFIFKENISILKVLSIFFIILGVVGLNLSGVSH from the coding sequence TTGGAATGGATCTACCTAATTGGAGCTATTATACTTGAAACGATAGGAACAACTTGTATGAAGATGTCTGATGGATTTACAAAATTACTGCCAGCTTTAGGGACAATTTTGACGTATGGCTTGTGCTTTGTACTTTTTTCAATATCATTAAAAAAGATACCTGTGAGTGTGGCATATGCTATATGGGCAGCTGCGGGAACTACTATTATATCAGTAATAGGAATTTTTATTTTTAAAGAAAATATAAGCATTTTAAAAGTTTTGTCTATATTTTTTATTATATTAGGAGTTGTAGGATTAAATCTTAGCGGTGTTAGTCACTAA
- a CDS encoding MarR family transcriptional regulator, which yields MNEKNEVNELLSTYYESWFKINEIYRIWSKKHGIQDTVLFILYVIEGSPCCSQNEICDKLCLPKQTVSLILSRLEKKGYISRKLDSEDRRNKVVNFTEQGSKYAKGILEQLKASEVEALSNMSKEQRRTMVESFCLLSDLLAKSLSK from the coding sequence ATGAATGAAAAAAATGAAGTTAATGAGCTATTAAGTACTTATTATGAATCCTGGTTTAAAATTAATGAAATTTATCGTATCTGGTCAAAAAAACATGGTATTCAGGATACGGTTTTGTTTATTTTATATGTAATAGAAGGTTCTCCTTGCTGCAGTCAAAATGAAATTTGTGATAAATTATGCTTGCCCAAACAGACAGTTTCTTTAATATTATCCCGCCTTGAGAAAAAAGGGTATATTTCTAGAAAATTAGATTCTGAAGACCGGAGAAATAAAGTAGTAAACTTTACAGAACAGGGAAGTAAATATGCAAAAGGAATATTAGAACAGTTAAAAGCATCGGAGGTAGAAGCTCTCAGCAATATGTCTAAAGAGCAAAGAAGGACTATGGTGGAAAGTTTCTGCTTATTATCTGATTTATTAGCTAAAAGTCTTTCTAAATAG
- a CDS encoding MerR family transcriptional regulator, with protein MEYTVHELADIAGVSARTLRYYDEIGILKPAKINSSGYRIYGQNEVDRLQLILFYREFGIKLENIREIITSPDFDRVKALREHRKKLLEKRMELDLLISNVENTIKSMEGRIVMSDTEKFEGFKKKLIDDNERKYGEEIRKKYGDEIVDKTNSNLKNMTPEEYEEVAGLENEILETLSKAYKTGNPAGELAQRAASLHAKWISLYWGNYNKEAHAGLAKMYVEDERFKAYYDKKQPGTAEFLRDAVLVYTGMKK; from the coding sequence ATGGAATATACAGTGCATGAGTTAGCTGATATAGCAGGTGTCAGTGCACGGACACTCAGATATTATGATGAAATTGGAATTTTAAAGCCGGCAAAAATCAATTCATCAGGATATCGCATTTATGGCCAAAATGAAGTAGATCGGCTTCAGCTAATACTCTTTTATAGGGAGTTTGGCATAAAGCTTGAAAATATCAGAGAGATCATAACCTCTCCTGATTTTGACAGGGTTAAAGCACTGAGAGAACATCGCAAAAAGCTTCTTGAAAAAAGAATGGAACTGGATTTATTGATTTCTAATGTTGAAAATACAATTAAATCCATGGAAGGGAGAATTGTAATGAGTGATACAGAAAAATTTGAAGGATTCAAGAAAAAACTTATTGATGACAATGAAAGAAAATATGGAGAAGAAATTAGGAAAAAATACGGAGATGAAATTGTAGATAAAACAAATAGCAATCTTAAAAACATGACACCTGAGGAATATGAGGAGGTAGCTGGACTTGAAAATGAAATACTTGAAACACTAAGTAAAGCCTATAAAACAGGTAATCCTGCAGGTGAACTGGCTCAAAGGGCTGCTTCCCTCCATGCAAAGTGGATAAGTCTTTATTGGGGAAATTACAATAAAGAAGCTCACGCAGGTCTTGCTAAAATGTATGTAGAGGATGAAAGATTTAAAGCGTATTATGACAAAAAGCAACCAGGAACAGCAGAATTTTTAAGAGATGCAGTTTTAGTTTATACTGGAATGAAAAAATAA
- a CDS encoding S8 family serine peptidase — MKSKPKKILITISIFIIIVSITLNVLLLSKLHNQPWNIHFTNANSRDNYFTIHNVKQAQSISKGKGIKVGILDHCFGYEYHKDLYAGAVDFMNSPYALNKSNEHGYWMASTLKEIAPECQVYALNTAASMNEDKRVTAMIKAIDWAIKNHIDILTYSQAPVSDKNRKRFDAAVNKAVKNNIVTTFIHYDNPNNIWPEVMSDPKFTEKGQRKPDFSIFPYDYGDLLIDTYTAYQKLKNNVSNASGNDIPYYSVSSTSPVTAGFIAILKSINNKLTPDQYRQILKKTSYKTTFKDPFRLKTFECSNVIDIGKAAAYIKKNY, encoded by the coding sequence ATGAAAAGTAAACCTAAAAAAATTTTAATAACTATAAGCATATTTATTATCATAGTTTCTATAACACTCAATGTGCTTTTGCTATCAAAATTGCACAATCAGCCATGGAATATTCATTTTACAAATGCAAATTCAAGAGATAATTATTTTACAATACACAATGTAAAACAAGCTCAGAGCATAAGCAAAGGAAAGGGAATTAAAGTAGGCATTTTAGATCACTGTTTCGGATATGAATATCATAAAGATTTATATGCTGGTGCTGTTGATTTTATGAATAGTCCTTATGCTTTAAATAAATCAAATGAACATGGTTACTGGATGGCGAGCACTTTAAAAGAAATTGCTCCAGAATGTCAGGTATATGCATTAAATACTGCAGCAAGCATGAATGAAGATAAAAGAGTTACTGCTATGATAAAGGCAATAGATTGGGCGATAAAAAATCACATAGATATTTTAACTTATTCCCAAGCACCTGTATCAGATAAAAATCGTAAAAGATTTGATGCTGCTGTAAATAAGGCAGTAAAAAATAATATTGTAACTACTTTTATACATTATGATAATCCTAATAATATTTGGCCAGAAGTAATGTCTGATCCTAAATTTACAGAGAAAGGTCAGCGAAAACCAGATTTTAGTATATTTCCTTATGACTATGGTGATCTCCTAATAGATACTTACACTGCATATCAGAAATTAAAAAATAATGTTTCTAATGCTTCTGGAAATGATATTCCATATTATTCGGTTTCATCAACTTCACCAGTTACAGCAGGCTTTATAGCTATACTAAAAAGTATAAATAATAAACTTACTCCGGATCAATATAGGCAAATTTTGAAAAAAACAAGTTATAAAACTACTTTTAAAGATCCTTTTAGATTAAAAACTTTCGAGTGTTCTAATGTTATAGATATAGGAAAAGCTGCTGCATATATTAAAAAGAATTACTAA
- a CDS encoding molybdopterin-dependent oxidoreductase, with amino-acid sequence MKSHGCPLDCFGCCKLNVYVEDNKVVKIEGDKKHPYTKGIVCEKAKNHLKRLNARDRLHLPMKKQNGKWVNITFEEAINIISDKLRYYKKKYSPSSVIHYGSSGTGTVLKGIEDIFFNFYGGITKIENQICWSAGNKAQKYDFGDNKSNSIKDILNAKNIILWSKNPANSHIQLMPFLKRARQNGAKIIVIDPISTDSTSFCDIHIKINPASDAAMAMAMAKVIIEENLQDAEFIKKNVVGFKEYKTYLDTLSIEYLSRECGINIDTIREISHIYAEEKYSTICMGYGLQRYKNGGNSVRSIDALAAITGSIGKKGGGVNYSNKVYPKVLNLDPYGSYKYALKDRNWNFDKLLKCSKDIKAIFVSKANPLNQWPDLNNFIKAFENIEFKVCIDMFMTDTAKHCDLIIPCTNTLESEDLLYSSMSNPYIIYNEKCVEPRHELMDEYYFFMELAKNMGMKEYPYVSKREYLTQVIKPLEKKGITLEKIKNGYVTIQENSIAWSDLKFKTPSKKIEIYSKDAEKDGLNPIPVYVNDEKGDKLRLLTTHPKKSLMSQSFKDVDTMAAANISENTAEKQDIHNGDIVKLRSSSGEIPVKINITDKVPDNLVHMNVGWWEKSSNPNFLTENQIADMGKQVAYYDTFVEIKK; translated from the coding sequence ATGAAAAGTCATGGATGTCCCCTGGACTGCTTTGGGTGCTGTAAATTAAATGTATATGTGGAAGATAATAAAGTAGTTAAAATAGAGGGAGATAAAAAACATCCTTATACAAAGGGTATAGTATGTGAAAAAGCAAAAAATCATTTGAAGAGGTTAAATGCTAGGGATAGATTGCATTTGCCTATGAAAAAACAAAATGGTAAATGGGTAAATATAACTTTTGAAGAAGCCATAAATATAATTTCAGATAAATTGAGATATTACAAGAAAAAATATTCTCCAAGTTCTGTAATTCATTATGGTTCATCTGGAACAGGAACTGTATTAAAAGGCATAGAAGATATATTTTTTAATTTTTATGGAGGCATAACTAAAATAGAAAATCAAATATGCTGGAGTGCAGGTAATAAGGCACAAAAATATGATTTTGGAGATAATAAATCAAACTCCATAAAAGACATATTGAATGCAAAAAATATAATACTGTGGAGCAAAAATCCAGCAAATTCTCATATTCAATTGATGCCATTTTTGAAAAGGGCAAGGCAAAACGGGGCAAAAATAATAGTTATAGATCCTATTTCTACTGACAGCACAAGTTTTTGTGATATTCATATAAAGATAAATCCAGCATCGGATGCTGCTATGGCCATGGCTATGGCAAAGGTAATAATAGAAGAAAATCTGCAGGATGCAGAATTTATAAAGAAAAATGTAGTAGGATTTAAGGAATATAAAACTTATTTAGATACTCTTAGTATAGAGTATCTGTCTAGAGAATGCGGCATTAACATAGACACTATAAGAGAAATTTCTCATATTTATGCTGAAGAAAAGTACAGTACTATATGTATGGGATATGGACTTCAAAGGTATAAAAATGGGGGAAATTCTGTAAGGAGCATAGATGCTCTTGCTGCTATAACAGGAAGTATAGGGAAAAAAGGTGGTGGAGTAAATTATTCAAATAAAGTGTATCCTAAAGTATTAAATTTGGACCCCTATGGCAGTTATAAATATGCATTAAAGGATAGAAACTGGAATTTTGATAAATTACTTAAATGCTCAAAAGATATTAAGGCTATATTTGTAAGTAAGGCTAATCCATTAAACCAATGGCCTGATTTAAATAATTTTATAAAGGCTTTTGAAAATATAGAGTTTAAGGTATGCATAGATATGTTTATGACCGATACGGCTAAACACTGTGATTTGATTATTCCATGTACTAATACCCTGGAAAGCGAAGACCTGTTATATTCTTCTATGAGTAATCCCTACATAATATATAATGAAAAGTGTGTGGAACCAAGGCATGAATTAATGGATGAATACTACTTTTTTATGGAACTTGCAAAAAACATGGGCATGAAAGAGTACCCTTATGTATCTAAAAGGGAATACTTAACCCAAGTAATAAAACCTTTAGAAAAGAAGGGAATAACTCTTGAAAAGATAAAAAATGGATATGTAACCATACAAGAAAATTCTATTGCCTGGAGTGACTTAAAATTTAAAACACCATCAAAAAAAATAGAAATATATTCTAAAGATGCTGAGAAAGATGGATTGAATCCAATACCAGTTTATGTTAATGACGAAAAAGGTGATAAATTGAGACTTTTAACTACCCATCCTAAAAAATCACTTATGTCTCAAAGTTTTAAAGATGTAGACACCATGGCTGCAGCTAATATAAGTGAAAATACAGCAGAAAAGCAGGATATACATAATGGTGATATTGTTAAATTAAGATCTTCTAGTGGAGAAATACCTGTAAAGATAAATATAACTGATAAAGTACCAGATAACCTTGTTCATATGAATGTGGGTTGGTGGGAAAAGAGTTCAAATCCAAATTTTCTAACGGAAAATCAAATTGCCGATATGGGTAAGCAGGTAGCTTATTATGATACTTTTGTAGAAATTAAAAAATAA
- a CDS encoding LysR family transcriptional regulator — MPSIEELKNFIIYERVQNFTLAANQANITQSAFSFQMKKLEETLGVKLILRSNRGSCLTPEGKIFYKKICGILPELVQTIYEFQQKSSEKAIELKVGVLTSLGDILMNQYVTYFQKNKNILITVYSMEKNELIRSLNSGKIDIASSFLSDDETLENFEKVLFRRDKMVYYAPNITEICNTISIQAILNFPLVKYPPDNFMNKMIDQYFNIAGKVPVVAAQLPSPYAIIQYCKKNTAGALIAERLLNTLGDSYKYGYCNIDPSYTMKAFLLYKKENPKYRAIKLFIDYVVKLNKNNN; from the coding sequence TTGCCTAGCATTGAAGAGTTAAAGAATTTTATAATTTACGAAAGAGTGCAAAATTTTACACTTGCCGCTAATCAAGCAAATATAACCCAATCTGCATTTAGCTTTCAAATGAAAAAACTTGAAGAAACTTTGGGAGTAAAACTTATTTTACGTTCTAATCGAGGCAGTTGTTTAACACCTGAAGGTAAAATTTTTTATAAAAAAATATGTGGAATATTGCCAGAATTAGTTCAAACAATCTATGAATTTCAACAAAAAAGTAGTGAAAAAGCAATAGAACTAAAAGTAGGCGTACTTACATCACTTGGTGATATACTCATGAATCAGTATGTCACTTATTTTCAAAAAAATAAGAATATACTGATTACTGTTTACAGTATGGAGAAAAATGAACTTATACGCTCTTTAAATAGTGGTAAAATTGATATTGCATCTAGTTTTCTTTCCGATGATGAAACTCTGGAAAACTTTGAAAAAGTCCTATTTCGAAGGGATAAGATGGTGTATTATGCACCTAATATTACAGAAATATGTAATACAATCAGTATACAAGCTATTTTAAATTTTCCTTTAGTAAAATATCCACCAGATAATTTTATGAACAAAATGATTGATCAGTATTTTAACATTGCTGGTAAAGTACCGGTTGTGGCAGCACAATTGCCATCTCCCTATGCTATAATTCAATATTGCAAGAAAAATACTGCCGGAGCACTTATTGCAGAGCGTCTTCTTAATACGCTGGGTGATAGCTATAAGTATGGATACTGTAATATTGACCCATCATATACTATGAAAGCCTTCCTATTATATAAAAAAGAAAATCCAAAATACCGTGCAATAAAGCTGTTTATTGATTATGTGGTCAAATTAAATAAAAATAATAACTAA